The following proteins come from a genomic window of Candidatus Paceibacterota bacterium:
- the pyrB gene encoding aspartate carbamoyltransferase, with product MKHHILRAQQFDRSALEKLFLQTQTIRHHFQTQQGVDLLRASFPSKTLLYHFSEPSTRTRISFQMAALNLGMRTLGTESGREFSSEVKGETLEHTIRVLCGFYPSVIVIRHSDTGAADRAAAVSDSCGFNIPIVNAGDGTGQHPTQALLDLCTIHEQFDHIDGLTVVIGGDLAHGRTARSLAYLLSKFNIKLIFVSTPELTIGEDIQAHLKEKQIEFRLDTDLEESFPEADVVYWTRFQKERVGDATANLPHRITLETMALLRSKAILLHPLPIVGEIAREVDEHPQARYFHQAQNGMFVRMALLQNILA from the coding sequence ATGAAGCATCACATTCTCCGCGCCCAGCAGTTTGATCGCAGTGCCCTTGAAAAGTTGTTCCTTCAGACCCAGACAATTCGTCATCATTTCCAAACTCAGCAGGGGGTCGACCTCCTGCGGGCCTCTTTTCCAAGCAAAACTCTGCTCTACCATTTTTCCGAACCTTCGACTCGAACTCGCATTTCTTTCCAAATGGCCGCGCTCAACTTGGGCATGAGAACTCTCGGCACCGAAAGCGGTCGGGAATTTTCTTCGGAAGTGAAGGGTGAAACTCTTGAGCACACCATCCGCGTACTATGCGGATTCTACCCTTCCGTGATTGTCATTCGTCACAGTGACACCGGCGCGGCCGATCGCGCGGCCGCCGTGAGTGACAGTTGTGGCTTCAACATTCCAATCGTGAACGCCGGTGATGGCACTGGCCAGCACCCCACCCAGGCGCTCCTCGACCTCTGTACCATTCATGAGCAATTTGATCACATCGACGGTCTCACGGTTGTGATTGGTGGAGATTTGGCGCACGGGCGAACTGCTCGATCTCTCGCCTATCTGTTGTCGAAGTTTAATATCAAGTTGATTTTTGTCTCCACTCCGGAGCTCACCATCGGCGAAGACATCCAGGCCCACCTTAAGGAAAAACAGATTGAATTCCGTTTGGATACCGATCTTGAGGAGTCATTCCCGGAGGCCGATGTGGTTTACTGGACCCGCTTCCAAAAAGAACGCGTTGGTGACGCCACGGCCAATCTGCCTCATCGGATTACTCTCGAAACAATGGCCCTGCTCCGTTCAAAGGCGATCTTGCTTCACCCCCTACCCATCGTTGGCGAAATTGCCAGGGAAGTGGATGAACATCCGCAAGCCCGCTATTTTCACCAAGCCCAAAACGGCATGTTTGTCCGGATGGCCCTGCTTCAGAATATTCTGGCTTAG
- a CDS encoding ribosome-recycling factor, producing the protein MFDFTKIKKQIAEVEAWLTKEFSGIRTNRATPAFLDGIKVDSYGSLMSINQIAAISVEDARSLRIAPWDHSQGKTIEKAITAANLGVSVSADDKGVRVTFPELSAERREQIIKLAKAKLEDARKSLRANRDEVVRELQGKEKEGGLGKDDIFRLKGDVQKLVDAGNKKLEEMLGKKEQEISS; encoded by the coding sequence ATGTTTGATTTCACCAAAATTAAAAAGCAAATCGCCGAAGTTGAAGCTTGGCTTACTAAAGAATTCTCCGGCATCAGAACCAATCGCGCGACCCCGGCCTTTCTTGATGGCATCAAAGTCGATTCCTACGGCTCATTGATGTCCATAAATCAGATTGCTGCGATTTCGGTCGAAGATGCCCGAAGCTTGCGCATTGCCCCTTGGGATCATTCACAAGGGAAGACAATTGAGAAAGCAATTACTGCTGCCAATCTGGGAGTTTCGGTCTCGGCCGACGATAAGGGTGTGCGCGTGACTTTTCCGGAACTTTCGGCAGAGAGGCGAGAACAAATTATTAAATTAGCCAAGGCTAAACTGGAGGATGCCCGCAAATCCTTGCGCGCTAACCGCGACGAAGTTGTTCGCGAACTGCAAGGTAAGGAAAAGGAAGGGGGTCTCGGCAAAGATGACATTTTCCGTCTCAAAGGTGATGTACAAAAGTTGGTTGATGCCGGAAATAAAAAACTGGAAGAGATGCTCGGTAAAAAAGAGCAAGAAATTAGCTCGTAG
- the rseP gene encoding RIP metalloprotease RseP, with protein MSIIIFLIILAVLIFVHELGHFLIAKKSGIRVDEFAIGFPPKIFAWQRGETKYTINLIPFGGFVKIFGENPDDESISGPDSARSFVNKNRGIQAGVLIAGILFNLLFAWILISGSLSLGLNTSVSGYEKYSPDAKVLVVSVLPNSPAFRAGLQAGDKIENLSIGANQLSKLTVADTQNFIFNSNGTPIKIAATRGMEKLDLTVLPEAGIVPDKMAIGVSLDLVGTLRLPIHRAIYEGAKITASLTKETAIGLAKFVYQIFAGSADFSQVAGPVGIVGLVGGAAKSGLSYLLTFTAFISINLAVINLVPFPALDGGRLLFVAIEAIRRKNINPKIANIVNGIGFAILILLMILVTYHDIAKLVS; from the coding sequence ATGTCCATAATCATTTTTCTAATAATTCTCGCCGTGCTAATTTTTGTCCATGAATTAGGGCATTTTTTGATTGCCAAAAAATCCGGTATTAGAGTGGACGAATTTGCTATCGGCTTTCCGCCGAAAATTTTCGCCTGGCAAAGAGGTGAAACTAAGTACACCATCAATCTGATACCCTTCGGCGGTTTCGTAAAAATTTTCGGCGAAAACCCTGACGATGAATCAATTTCCGGCCCCGACTCCGCCCGAAGTTTTGTAAATAAGAACCGTGGCATTCAGGCGGGGGTTCTGATTGCCGGCATCCTCTTCAACTTACTTTTTGCCTGGATTTTAATTTCCGGCAGTTTAAGCTTAGGTCTTAACACTTCCGTTTCCGGTTATGAAAAATACTCGCCGGACGCCAAGGTTTTGGTTGTCTCAGTTCTGCCGAATTCGCCAGCCTTCAGAGCCGGTCTTCAGGCGGGGGATAAAATCGAAAATCTTTCAATTGGCGCTAATCAATTATCCAAACTTACGGTTGCCGACACTCAAAATTTCATTTTCAATTCCAACGGGACACCCATCAAAATCGCGGCAACTCGAGGGATGGAGAAGCTTGACCTAACAGTTTTACCGGAGGCGGGGATTGTGCCAGACAAAATGGCTATCGGGGTTTCTCTCGATCTGGTTGGCACCCTGCGACTGCCAATTCACCGGGCAATTTATGAAGGTGCCAAAATTACTGCGAGCCTGACAAAGGAAACAGCTATCGGCCTGGCTAAATTTGTCTATCAGATTTTTGCCGGCTCAGCTGATTTTTCTCAGGTAGCCGGGCCAGTAGGAATCGTCGGTTTAGTTGGTGGCGCCGCCAAGTCCGGCCTATCATACCTCTTAACCTTTACAGCTTTTATCTCTATTAACCTAGCCGTAATCAATCTGGTTCCTTTTCCAGCGCTCGATGGTGGTCGCTTACTTTTCGTCGCTATCGAAGCGATTCGCCGAAAAAATATTAATCCCAAAATTGCCAATATTGTAAACGGCATCGGTTTTGCCATTTTAATTCTCCTAATGATTTTGGTGACCTATCACGATATTGCCAAACTTGTCAGCTAG
- a CDS encoding protein phosphatase 2C domain-containing protein, with product MHVSIATAPGSAHINPGQPGKINNQDVVLRIDRPDGLVAVLCDGCGSQPNSATGADIGAKLVAKALTSQLDRGVVPDKLDWEQVESEVCEQIAAIAKTMTRGDQRADFEKTIESTFLFTIIALVIAGDAVAVAHLGDGVLIVEDDATILDPPIKNSPPYLAYNLLTKTAYHDPNLVKHLSFTVFVAFDLKKLEKGLVVATDGFKPLVGEDFHHPSLVQKTNLQRWLNIHTAERIESGTFVPGQCRDDVSLVIARSDEAQNKLLAARHEMVVLKGQITKLTGKVDDLTAKLATTTAEAKAFEEECTSLEAEVKRLKRELGKLEALSEMAPKLLAKAKEFDGVTGRGQLRRLATELVELTRVKKVTVRPPGFLGTIGSLLSGKPASSTKIVVEDDGGDPGGTFITTCG from the coding sequence ATGCACGTTTCAATTGCAACTGCACCAGGTTCGGCCCATATCAACCCGGGCCAACCCGGTAAGATCAATAACCAGGATGTGGTTTTGCGAATCGACCGACCGGATGGTCTGGTCGCCGTCCTCTGTGACGGTTGCGGTTCGCAGCCAAATTCTGCGACCGGCGCCGATATCGGTGCCAAACTGGTCGCGAAGGCGCTTACAAGTCAGCTCGACCGAGGGGTCGTGCCGGACAAGCTCGACTGGGAGCAAGTAGAATCGGAAGTCTGTGAGCAAATCGCGGCAATTGCGAAGACGATGACCCGAGGAGATCAGAGGGCCGATTTCGAGAAAACAATCGAATCGACCTTTCTCTTCACGATTATCGCTCTCGTGATTGCTGGTGATGCGGTTGCAGTGGCTCATTTGGGCGACGGGGTTTTGATTGTTGAAGATGACGCGACCATTTTGGATCCGCCTATCAAGAACAGTCCGCCCTATCTGGCCTACAATCTGCTCACTAAGACCGCCTATCACGATCCGAATCTGGTGAAGCATCTAAGCTTCACCGTCTTTGTCGCCTTCGACCTCAAGAAACTTGAAAAGGGTTTGGTTGTGGCGACTGATGGTTTCAAGCCACTTGTCGGCGAGGATTTCCATCATCCGTCTTTAGTTCAGAAGACCAACCTGCAACGCTGGCTCAACATCCACACAGCCGAGCGAATCGAATCGGGCACGTTTGTTCCCGGGCAGTGTCGCGATGATGTCAGTCTGGTGATTGCCCGCTCTGATGAGGCTCAGAATAAGCTTCTGGCTGCGCGTCATGAGATGGTGGTTCTCAAAGGCCAGATCACGAAACTGACTGGCAAGGTTGATGATCTGACCGCCAAGCTCGCTACGACCACTGCCGAGGCGAAGGCGTTCGAAGAAGAATGCACAAGCCTCGAAGCTGAAGTCAAAAGGCTAAAAAGGGAGCTCGGCAAGCTTGAAGCTCTGTCGGAAATGGCACCGAAACTTTTGGCTAAGGCCAAGGAGTTTGATGGTGTCACCGGACGAGGACAACTTCGGCGTCTCGCCACAGAACTGGTTGAACTGACCAGGGTCAAGAAGGTGACAGTGAGGCCTCCGGGCTTCCTGGGCACAATCGGTAGCCTACTTTCCGGCAAACCGGCTTCGTCAACCAAAATCGTTGTTGAAGACGATGGTGGTGATCCCGGCGGTACGTTTATTACGACCTGTGGCTAG